In Acidobacteriota bacterium, the genomic stretch TGGCCCGTTCCCCCCAGGCTGAGGTCGCAAGGTGTCCATCGATCTCTCGCTGGAGCTCGTCGCTGGGGGTCGCCTCACGCCCGCTGCCCTCATGATCGAAAAGCAACAAGCCGTGATCGTACTGCGTGGACATGCGGGCCAGGAACGACACTCCCCGCCTCGCGCACGCCGGATCGTGCTGCGGATGAACGAACGTGTCGTAGACAACAGGCCGGATGCTCATCGACTGCGGTCTCGCAAAGAGTCCCTTCAGCGCATGTTCCATGTCCTTGTCAGCCACAAGAACGACCAAATCCCTCCTCGTCACCCCAACACTCCGGATGCAAGCAGGGTGCCAAGATCCGCATCCTCCTGCCACCCGCGGAGCCTGGGGTGTTCAGAACCGAGAACGATGTCGGTAGCACCGTTCTCATCCTTCGCGAAACACAGTACGTCGGCGGTACTCGCAACGCTTAACACGACGGGCGAGTGCGTCGCCAACAGTACTTGGGCGGCGTATACAGAGCGCAGCGAATCGTAGACGGCCGCCACCGCTCCGGGGTGAATCCCGTTCTCCGGCTCCTCTATCAGGTAGACGCCTCGGAGATCAGCGAGGTACGCCGGGAGCGTGAGGGCCGTCAGTCTGAGGGTACCGTCGGAGACAAGCCACGACGGAACGCTCAAACCGCCTGCATATTCGTAGGTCATGTAGCAGTGGCGGTCCTCTGGACGTTCTATGGTCTTGATGTCTATCAGGTCGGGAAGCGCTGTGCGCAGGTGCCTTATCCAGGCCTGGTGCCGGTCCGGATCGTTTTCCCGAAGCCGGGCCACGACCCACGAGAGATTCGATCCATCCGGAAGGAAGCCCGCGACGCGCGTCGGTGGACTGGGCTGTCTGATCTCTCGGCTGTTGAGCATGAATCGCTGGATCCCGGAACCGAGGTACTGGCGAAACCACGTCGCGATGGGAAAGGATGCTTCATCCGCCGGGAGGTTGCCGAGCGCCGACCTCATTGGGCCGAGCCTGAACGACGGCGCCCAGCTTCGGTCCGACCGCTTGGTCTCGTTGTAGAAGTTGTCGTTCCCACCGAAAACCTTGTTGATCAGCACCTTGTTGTCACGCTGCCGGATGCCAACCTGCAAGGACACCGGCAATGAGGGTGGAAGCTCTGGAAACAACTCACGCTGCGGCGGCTTGGACACCTCCGCCTTCTTCCTGAGCACGAGCGTTTCAGCCTTGAACTCAAACTGGCGGTCCGTGTCGTCGAAGCCGATGGTGACTTGATACCGAACCGTGTCCAGACTCGGGTTCAGTGCCAGTTGGCGAAGTTGATCCGGCACCGCGGCTTCCACCGCTAGTTCGAGGCGAGTCCCCTGGCGGCGAAACAGCAGATCACGAGGGTCCGGAGCGCGGTCCGCCAACGCATTCTCCAGGCCATTCGACACGACGTCGCCAAGAAAGCCGATGACGTCCAAGAAGGTCGTCTTGCCCGAGGCGTTCGGACCAACCAAGACGTGAAACGGCGACAGGGGCCGCGCGACGTACCTCAAGCTGCGATAGTTCAGCGCTTCGACCAGGGTGATCACGATCGGCTCCTACAGCGGTGTCAGCGTATCACTCACGCCTTCGGCGGCCTCGATGAGCAGATGGTGCTCCTCAAGCACCAACTGGAGGATGTCAAGACAGAACCTGCGGTTCGCGGAGGCGGCGACCTGGACATTCGTGTCCAGCAGTGTCCTCACGAGACCTCGTTGAACACGTCTTCGTCGGTCAACCAGCCGTGGGCTTCAGCGAACGGCCCGACACGACGCCGCAGTTGTCCGACTCGCGTGATCGCGAGGTGGCGCCGAACGGCTTCCCGAACGAAGGCGCTCTTGCCGGCGCCGGTTTGTGCCGCCACGTTGCGCAATTCCTCGTCCAGTCTGTCGTCGATGCGAATCGTGAGGGTGGCCACGCGCGGCAAAGTACTACAGCGGTAATCCGGACGCCAGTGCTCCCATCTCCCGTCAAGGGCCTTCAGACTGGAGACGTACAGAAATACGTGCACAAACAACAAGACAGAATTCTCGATAGCATCAGAGACATGGAGATAGCGAGGATTACGGCACGCGGCCAGACGACGATTCCCAAACGCATTCGAGTTGGCGCTGGTCTGCGCGAAGGAGACGTCGTCGCCTTTGAGATCGAGGGCGATCACCTGATCGTGCGGAAGGTTGCGACAGATCAGGACGCGTACCTGCGGGGCCTCTCAGCAACCATGAGCGAATGGGTGTCGCCGGAGGATGAGGAAGCCTGGCGTGACTTGTGATCGATTCGATGTCGCCCCTGCGGCGGTCGCCAGTTCCCAGTTGCACCCCGGATAGCCAATCGGCTATATGCTTGGCAGGTGATCCTTCGCAATCTCGTCCGGGAGGCGCGCAAGCGTGCCGGTTTGACGCAGGCGGAACTGGGCCGCCGGGCCGGAGTGCCGCAGTCGACAATCGCCCGCATTGAGTCTGGCGCCCGTACCCCGTCCACCGACATGGTCGAGCGGCTTGTGCGCGCCGCGGGTTTCGAACCCCGAGTGAGTCTCGGCGAACCCGACCCCGAAACCGTTTCGCTATTCTCGCAGACTCTCCGCCGGACCCCCGCCCAACGCCTGGCCGACGCTACCCGGGCAGCGCGGTTCGTCCTGCACGGGCGCCAGCAGTTGCGCGAGCGAAGCCGTGGGTAAACCGACGTTCGACCCGGCCGCGGTGCTGGCGGTACTGCACGATGCCGACGTCCGGTTCGTCCTGATCGGCGGGATGGCGGCGGTCCTGCACGGCGACGTGGGGGTGACCGTCGATATCGACATCGCGCCAGCGTACGATCCCGACAACCTGGAACGGCTTGCCGCTGCCCTGCGGGCGCTCGAAGCGCGCATTCGCGCCGACGGCGTCCCGGAAGGTCTCCCCTTCGACTGCTCGGCGGGATTCCTGCGCAAATCAGGGCCGGACGCTCTCCTCAGCCTGACCACGAGAGCGGGAGCGTTGGACGTCGCGTTTATCCCGGCCGGAACGACCGGCTACGAGGACCTGAAGAGAGACGCGGTGACGATGGAGCCGGCCAGGGGCCTCTCCATTTCCGTGGCGTCGCTGGCCGACATCATCCGTTCGAAGCAAGCCGCTGACAGGGAGAAGGACCGGCAGGCGCTGCCGAGGCTACAGGCGCTTCTCGAGCAGGTCTCAAGCCCGCTCAGCGAGTGAGCAGCGCCACGGTGTCGAGCA encodes the following:
- a CDS encoding ATP-binding protein encodes the protein MITLVEALNYRSLRYVARPLSPFHVLVGPNASGKTTFLDVIGFLGDVVSNGLENALADRAPDPRDLLFRRQGTRLELAVEAAVPDQLRQLALNPSLDTVRYQVTIGFDDTDRQFEFKAETLVLRKKAEVSKPPQRELFPELPPSLPVSLQVGIRQRDNKVLINKVFGGNDNFYNETKRSDRSWAPSFRLGPMRSALGNLPADEASFPIATWFRQYLGSGIQRFMLNSREIRQPSPPTRVAGFLPDGSNLSWVVARLRENDPDRHQAWIRHLRTALPDLIDIKTIERPEDRHCYMTYEYAGGLSVPSWLVSDGTLRLTALTLPAYLADLRGVYLIEEPENGIHPGAVAAVYDSLRSVYAAQVLLATHSPVVLSVASTADVLCFAKDENGATDIVLGSEHPRLRGWQEDADLGTLLASGVLG
- a CDS encoding CopG family transcriptional regulator, which translates into the protein MATLTIRIDDRLDEELRNVAAQTGAGKSAFVREAVRRHLAITRVGQLRRRVGPFAEAHGWLTDEDVFNEVS
- a CDS encoding AbrB/MazE/SpoVT family DNA-binding domain-containing protein translates to MEIARITARGQTTIPKRIRVGAGLREGDVVAFEIEGDHLIVRKVATDQDAYLRGLSATMSEWVSPEDEEAWRDL
- a CDS encoding helix-turn-helix transcriptional regulator produces the protein MRCRPCGGRQFPVAPRIANRLYAWQVILRNLVREARKRAGLTQAELGRRAGVPQSTIARIESGARTPSTDMVERLVRAAGFEPRVSLGEPDPETVSLFSQTLRRTPAQRLADATRAARFVLHGRQQLRERSRG